One genomic region from Campylobacter concisus encodes:
- the lysA gene encoding diaminopimelate decarboxylase encodes MDFKELANRYKTPLYIYDFNHIKNRYEALKNAFFARKSLICYAVKANSNLSVLKFLADLGAGFDCVSIGEVKRALLAGAKRYQIIFSGVGKSDDELKEALKNEILLINVESFAELLRLEKIAKELNLKARISIRVNPGVDAKTHPYISTGLNENKFGVDAETAKRMYIHAKASDSLEPTGIHFHIGSQLTSLSPIIDAANIVSELLRELRALEIDIKFFDVGGGLGIIYNDEKEINLYDYAQGILGALKGQDVTIVCEPGRFIVGNAGYFVASVLYEKFNGKKRFVIIDGAMNDLIRPSLYGAHHEIFVYGKDKNLGPCDVVGPVCESGDFLAKDIELPECDSGDIIVVKGAGAYGFSMSSNYNTRNRAAEVCVLDGKDRLIRRRESFEDVVALEREFLESADARAK; translated from the coding sequence ATGGATTTTAAAGAGCTTGCAAATAGATACAAAACCCCACTTTACATTTATGATTTTAACCACATAAAAAACCGCTATGAAGCACTAAAGAATGCATTTTTTGCTAGAAAATCTCTCATTTGTTATGCAGTGAAAGCAAACTCAAATTTAAGTGTTTTAAAATTTCTAGCTGATCTTGGAGCTGGATTTGATTGTGTTAGTATTGGCGAAGTAAAAAGAGCGCTTTTAGCAGGCGCGAAGAGGTATCAGATCATTTTTAGTGGCGTTGGCAAGAGCGATGATGAGCTAAAAGAGGCTTTGAAAAATGAAATTTTACTCATAAATGTCGAGAGTTTTGCTGAACTTTTAAGGCTTGAAAAGATCGCAAAAGAGCTAAACTTAAAGGCAAGAATTAGTATCAGGGTAAATCCAGGCGTTGATGCAAAAACTCACCCTTACATTTCAACAGGGCTAAATGAAAATAAATTTGGCGTTGATGCTGAAACAGCCAAAAGAATGTACATCCACGCTAAAGCTTCAGACTCTCTTGAACCAACTGGTATACATTTTCATATCGGCTCGCAGCTAACATCACTTAGCCCGATAATCGATGCTGCAAATATTGTTAGCGAGCTTTTAAGAGAGCTAAGAGCGCTTGAAATTGATATCAAATTTTTTGACGTTGGCGGCGGACTTGGCATCATCTATAACGACGAAAAAGAGATAAATTTATACGACTACGCACAAGGAATTTTAGGCGCACTAAAAGGTCAAGATGTGACCATCGTATGCGAGCCAGGACGCTTTATCGTAGGTAATGCTGGCTATTTTGTTGCAAGCGTTTTATATGAAAAATTTAATGGCAAAAAGAGATTTGTCATAATTGATGGTGCGATGAATGATCTTATTAGACCAAGCCTTTATGGTGCTCATCATGAAATTTTTGTTTATGGCAAGGATAAAAATTTAGGCCCATGTGATGTGGTTGGTCCAGTTTGCGAAAGTGGCGACTTTTTAGCAAAAGATATAGAGCTGCCAGAGTGCGATAGTGGCGATATCATCGTGGTAAAAGGTGCTGGAGCTTATGGTTTTAGTATGAGTTCAAACTACAACACAAGAAACAGAGCTGCTGAAGTTTGCGTGCTTGATGGCAAAGATAGGCTTATAAGAAGACGTGAGAGCTTTGAAGATGTCGTGGCACTTGAGAGAGAATTTTTGGAGAGCGCTGATGCAAGAGCTAAATGA
- a CDS encoding LptF/LptG family permease, translated as MKLYARYVGWVYIKSFLVVFLALELFYVGIDLLTNLKDLPPSANLQLLYVGLTSLSAIGYVLPLSLIFALIILHVNMVRSNELISFYALGISKNSLIFPPFFIALFITIFYVGLNFTPFAYAHDYQKSIAKNTAFSKSTTDSFLKFEGKFIYIKELNSVNQIANDVRIFEINGTNLLSTTFANYANFKDNEWILKDVNQTLLPQILELGEAGFNKIQSENLDALKGFKPKSIESAVSVENSKFNIPDAINFIKTFKNEGIGLDGAKTAFYNLAIAPFFAPFLLLIFYYHLPVTGRFFNLALSTFIFVVITLVVWGLLFILAKFAQTSVILPEIGIVLPVILLFAYAIYLIKSHR; from the coding sequence ATGAAACTATACGCCAGATACGTTGGCTGGGTCTATATAAAATCTTTTCTTGTCGTATTTTTAGCACTTGAACTATTTTATGTAGGCATTGATCTGCTTACAAATTTAAAAGATCTGCCACCATCTGCTAACCTTCAGCTCCTTTATGTTGGGCTTACATCACTTAGCGCTATTGGTTATGTTTTGCCACTTTCGCTTATTTTTGCACTCATTATTTTACATGTAAATATGGTCAGATCAAATGAGCTAATCAGTTTTTATGCGCTTGGCATTAGTAAAAATAGCTTAATTTTTCCACCATTTTTTATTGCACTTTTTATAACTATTTTTTATGTTGGCTTAAATTTTACTCCATTTGCCTATGCGCACGACTATCAAAAAAGTATCGCTAAAAATACGGCTTTCTCAAAAAGCACGACTGATTCGTTTTTAAAATTTGAAGGCAAATTTATCTACATAAAAGAGCTAAATTCTGTGAATCAAATAGCAAATGATGTTAGAATTTTTGAGATAAATGGCACAAATTTACTTTCAACTACATTTGCAAATTATGCTAATTTTAAAGACAATGAGTGGATTTTAAAAGATGTTAATCAAACCCTTTTGCCGCAAATTTTAGAGCTTGGTGAGGCTGGTTTTAATAAAATACAAAGCGAGAATTTAGATGCACTAAAAGGCTTTAAGCCAAAGAGTATTGAAAGCGCTGTTAGTGTTGAAAACTCAAAATTTAATATCCCAGATGCGATAAATTTTATAAAAACATTTAAAAATGAAGGTATCGGCCTTGATGGCGCAAAAACAGCTTTTTACAACCTTGCTATTGCACCATTTTTTGCACCATTTTTGTTGCTCATTTTTTACTATCATTTGCCTGTAACTGGTAGATTTTTTAATCTTGCACTTTCGACTTTTATCTTTGTTGTGATAACTCTTGTCGTTTGGGGGCTTCTCTTTATTCTTGCAAAATTTGCACAAACTTCTGTAATCTTGCCAGAGATTGGTATAGTTTTACCGGTCATTTTACTTTTTGCATACGCCATTTATCTCATAAAATCGCATCGTTAA
- the pth gene encoding aminoacyl-tRNA hydrolase — protein MTLIAGLGNPGSKYENTRHNIGFMLIDLLKDSNYKDVSSAKFQGEVFKFNDIILLKPTTFMNLSGQSVKAVKDFYKPDRIIVIHDDLDLSFGSVKFKKGGSSGGHNGIKSIDGLIGNDYERVRVGIGHLGDAKNFVLGEFSDEEKKALDEILAYTKNAVCELLKSDINEISQKFTIKKGLIK, from the coding sequence GTGACACTAATAGCGGGGCTGGGAAATCCTGGCTCCAAATATGAAAACACTAGACATAATATAGGCTTTATGCTTATAGATCTCCTAAAAGACTCAAATTACAAAGATGTTAGCTCAGCCAAATTTCAAGGCGAAGTTTTTAAATTCAATGACATTATCTTGCTAAAACCAACAACTTTTATGAACCTCTCGGGACAAAGTGTAAAAGCAGTCAAAGATTTTTATAAACCAGATAGAATAATCGTAATACATGATGATCTTGATCTTAGTTTTGGTTCTGTTAAATTTAAAAAAGGCGGCAGTAGTGGCGGGCATAATGGTATAAAATCAATCGATGGATTAATTGGCAACGACTACGAAAGGGTGCGTGTTGGCATTGGGCACCTTGGTGATGCTAAAAATTTTGTTCTTGGAGAGTTTAGTGATGAGGAGAAAAAGGCTTTAGATGAAATTTTAGCCTACACAAAAAATGCAGTTTGCGAGCTACTAAAGAGTGACATCAATGAAATTTCGCAAAAATTTACGATAAAAAAAGGTCTTATCAAATGA
- a CDS encoding 50S ribosomal protein L25/general stress protein Ctc yields MLEGIVRESIGKKSAKALRRDGYLIANIYGKGLENVAAAFKVNDFIKEARKKESLAFDVKVGGKVYNVVIVDYQRDVVTSDLKHVDLKVALPGVLSKYMIPVKPVGTPIGLKNKGVLIQSKRRLCVKCTAENLPNSFDVDVSKLDIDDTILVRDITAPKGVTIVDADRVAVLGVIKAK; encoded by the coding sequence ATGTTAGAAGGAATCGTTAGAGAGAGTATCGGTAAGAAGTCTGCAAAGGCTTTGAGAAGAGATGGTTATCTAATCGCCAACATTTATGGCAAGGGATTAGAGAATGTTGCAGCTGCTTTTAAAGTAAATGACTTTATTAAAGAAGCACGCAAAAAAGAGAGCCTTGCTTTTGATGTAAAAGTAGGCGGAAAAGTTTATAATGTCGTTATTGTTGATTACCAAAGAGATGTTGTTACAAGTGATCTTAAACACGTAGATCTAAAAGTAGCACTTCCAGGCGTTTTATCAAAATATATGATCCCAGTTAAGCCAGTTGGAACACCTATTGGTCTTAAAAATAAGGGTGTTTTGATCCAATCAAAAAGACGTCTTTGTGTAAAATGCACAGCTGAAAATTTACCAAATTCATTTGACGTTGATGTAAGCAAACTTGACATCGACGATACTATTTTGGTTCGTGACATCACAGCTCCTAAAGGCGTTACTATTGTAGACGCTGACCGTGTTGCGGTACTTGGGGTTATTAAAGCTAAATAA
- a CDS encoding transaldolase, with translation MYDNEAKFSLWCDFIERNFLQSDFNSLLKNNVINGATSNPAIFKTAFASPAYKKIIETSNKRHPKDIYEILATQDIKIAACKMLKNYANGDDGFVSIEVDPNLSDDTAATIEEGIRLYNLISMPNVMIKIPATKDGYEAMSALMARGISVNATLIFSPDQAKNCLEAFKEGSKAYASRFIDTTMPKGVISVFVSRFDRKLDEAMAAKSLPMGQIGIMNAANIYHLIEDFGLENVRTLFASTGVKGGGLREDYYVRELMYKNSINTAPIETIKEFIKEKAEAKNVPSRENISSFFQIIKNNDIDINVVYKDLLSDGLKQFVSAFDDIMKSL, from the coding sequence ATGTATGACAACGAAGCTAAATTCTCTCTTTGGTGTGATTTTATAGAGAGAAATTTTTTACAAAGCGACTTTAACTCTTTATTGAAAAACAATGTTATAAACGGTGCTACAAGCAACCCAGCTATTTTTAAAACAGCATTTGCTTCACCTGCTTATAAAAAGATCATAGAAACTAGCAATAAACGCCACCCAAAAGATATTTATGAAATTTTGGCTACTCAAGATATAAAAATCGCCGCATGTAAAATGTTAAAAAATTATGCAAATGGCGATGATGGCTTTGTAAGCATTGAGGTTGATCCAAATTTAAGTGACGATACAGCCGCAACGATAGAAGAAGGTATTAGGCTTTATAATCTAATATCAATGCCAAATGTTATGATAAAAATTCCAGCTACAAAAGATGGCTATGAGGCGATGAGCGCGCTTATGGCAAGGGGGATTAGCGTAAATGCTACGCTTATATTCTCACCAGATCAGGCCAAAAACTGCCTTGAAGCTTTTAAAGAAGGCAGTAAAGCTTATGCAAGTCGCTTTATAGATACTACTATGCCAAAAGGTGTGATAAGTGTTTTTGTAAGTAGATTTGATAGAAAGCTTGATGAAGCTATGGCTGCAAAGAGTTTGCCAATGGGACAAATTGGCATAATGAATGCTGCAAATATATACCACCTAATTGAAGATTTTGGACTAGAAAATGTAAGAACGCTTTTTGCAAGCACAGGTGTAAAAGGTGGTGGTTTAAGAGAGGATTATTACGTTAGAGAGCTAATGTATAAAAATTCTATAAATACAGCGCCAATAGAGACAATAAAAGAATTTATAAAAGAAAAAGCAGAGGCAAAAAATGTACCTAGTAGAGAAAATATCTCAAGCTTTTTTCAGATTATAAAAAATAATGATATAGATATAAATGTCGTTTATAAAGATTTATTAAGCGATGGCTTAAAGCAGTTTGTGTCAGCATTTGATGATATTATGAAATCACTTTAG
- the serB gene encoding phosphoserine phosphatase SerB gives MIKLCVFDFDSTIMDGETIDILAAANNASEEVANITKRSMNGELDFFESLTKRVKFLKGLPLLKVNEICKNLPIMPGAGELIEALKQKGIKVVVFSGGFHNATDVMQKKLNFDANFANILHHKDGILSGEVGGEMMFSSSKGDMIDRLCGLLNLGKDEIMCVGDGANDISMFRKCDLSIAFCAKDILKKEATHCVDVKDLREILKFIR, from the coding sequence TTGATAAAACTTTGTGTTTTTGATTTTGACTCTACAATAATGGACGGCGAGACGATAGATATTCTCGCCGCCGCTAATAATGCTAGTGAAGAAGTAGCTAATATAACTAAGCGTTCGATGAACGGTGAGCTTGATTTTTTTGAAAGTCTTACAAAAAGAGTAAAATTTTTAAAAGGATTGCCACTTTTAAAAGTAAATGAAATTTGCAAAAATTTACCCATTATGCCAGGAGCTGGCGAGCTAATAGAAGCTTTAAAGCAAAAAGGTATCAAAGTCGTGGTTTTTAGCGGTGGATTTCACAATGCAACCGATGTAATGCAAAAAAAACTTAATTTTGATGCAAATTTTGCAAATATCTTGCATCATAAAGATGGAATTTTAAGTGGTGAAGTTGGCGGAGAAATGATGTTTAGTAGTTCAAAGGGAGATATGATTGACCGCTTGTGTGGACTATTAAATTTAGGCAAGGACGAGATAATGTGTGTTGGGGACGGGGCCAATGACATATCGATGTTTAGAAAGTGCGACCTTAGCATTGCATTTTGTGCAAAAGATATCTTAAAAAAAGAAGCGACACATTGTGTTGATGTTAAAGACTTGCGTGAAATTTTAAAATTTATAAGGTAG
- a CDS encoding chemotaxis protein CheW, giving the protein MNNKLNQVLSKQKQQMNGPELKNNEDIVQLVGFVVGEEEYAIPILNIQEIIKPIEYTRVPSVPDYVLGVFNLRGNVIPLIDLRKRFSLNVTKQSPSTRYIVMKDADNIAGFVIDRLTEAIRIDRNRIDPPPETLVKDKGMIYGIGKRDQNILTILKVESLLKRDF; this is encoded by the coding sequence ATGAATAATAAACTAAATCAAGTTTTAAGCAAACAAAAACAGCAAATGAATGGTCCTGAGTTAAAAAATAATGAGGATATAGTTCAGCTAGTAGGATTTGTTGTCGGTGAGGAAGAGTACGCAATACCTATTTTAAATATCCAAGAGATAATCAAACCTATTGAATATACACGTGTTCCTAGTGTGCCTGATTACGTTCTTGGCGTGTTTAACCTACGTGGAAATGTTATTCCGCTTATTGATTTGCGTAAGCGTTTTTCACTAAATGTCACAAAACAAAGCCCAAGCACAAGATATATCGTTATGAAAGATGCGGATAATATCGCTGGCTTTGTGATAGACCGCTTGACGGAGGCTATCAGAATAGACCGTAATAGGATCGATCCGCCACCAGAGACTTTAGTAAAAGACAAAGGCATGATTTATGGTATTGGTAAGCGCGATCAAAATATCCTTACGATCTTGAAGGTCGAAAGTCTTTTGAAACGTGATTTTTAG
- a CDS encoding hybrid sensor histidine kinase/response regulator, whose translation MDDMKEIMEDFLIEAFELIEQIDHDLVELESNPEDLELLNRIFRVAHTVKGSSSFLNFDVLTELTHHMEDVLNKARKGELKITPDIMDVVLESVDMMKGLLSSIRDHGNDTAAGIDIKNICARLTQISEGEAPAAAPEAPITPVAEPVPEPAKEPEPAAPTEEAPEISDAELSKLSDSEVEAEIERLLKVRKAEDQARRASKGIAPKSPSEIAPAASSTSAPAAKAESKEKDGDKKVPAASSGAVAQEQTIRVEVKRLDHLMNLIGELVLGKNRLLKIYDDVEERYEGEKFLEELNQVVSSLSLVTTDIQLAVMKTRMLPIAKVFNKFPRMIRDLSRDLGKQIDLEISGEETELDKSIVEEIGDPLVHIIRNSCDHGIEDPETRKAAGKPEKGLVQLKAYNEGNHIVVEIVDDGKGLDADMLKSKSIEKGIITEREADAMSEKEAFGLIFRPGFSTAAKVTNVSGRGVGMDVVKTNIEKLNGIIDIESEVGKGTVMKLKIPLTLAIIQSLLVGTQEEFYAIPLASVLETVRVPIDDIYTIDGKNVLRLRDEVLSLVRLSDVFGVEKAFDSGEQTYVVIIGVAEAKLGIIVDTLVGQEEIVIKSMGDYLQNIPGIAGATIRGDGRVTLIIDVGAMMEMAKDIKVDIRAEIEDSTKAKEKPSDYKVLIVDDSKMDRTIMQKALEPTGVTIIEATNGVEALNIVKSGEHSFDAILIDIEMPRMDGYTLAGEIRKYSKYRNLPLIAVTSRTSKTDRLRGVEVGMTEYITKPYSAEYLENVVRKNIKLA comes from the coding sequence ATGGATGATATGAAAGAAATAATGGAAGACTTTTTAATAGAGGCCTTCGAACTTATTGAGCAGATAGATCACGACCTTGTTGAGCTTGAGTCAAACCCTGAAGATTTGGAACTATTAAATAGAATTTTCCGTGTTGCTCACACAGTAAAAGGTAGTTCAAGCTTTTTAAATTTTGATGTTTTAACAGAGCTTACTCATCATATGGAGGATGTTTTAAATAAAGCTAGAAAAGGCGAGCTAAAGATCACTCCAGACATTATGGACGTAGTTCTTGAGTCAGTTGATATGATGAAAGGCTTGTTAAGTAGCATTAGAGATCATGGAAATGATACAGCTGCTGGTATTGATATTAAAAACATTTGTGCAAGACTTACTCAAATTTCTGAAGGCGAGGCCCCAGCAGCAGCTCCTGAAGCTCCTATTACACCAGTAGCTGAGCCAGTGCCAGAGCCAGCAAAAGAGCCAGAACCAGCTGCACCTACTGAAGAAGCACCAGAGATAAGTGATGCCGAGCTTTCAAAGCTAAGTGATTCAGAAGTTGAAGCAGAAATAGAAAGACTCTTAAAAGTTAGAAAGGCTGAGGATCAAGCAAGGCGTGCTTCAAAAGGTATAGCTCCAAAATCTCCTAGCGAGATAGCTCCGGCTGCAAGTAGCACTTCAGCTCCAGCTGCAAAAGCAGAGAGTAAAGAAAAAGACGGAGATAAAAAGGTCCCAGCAGCAAGCAGCGGTGCAGTAGCGCAGGAACAAACTATACGCGTTGAAGTAAAAAGACTTGATCATTTGATGAATCTAATCGGTGAGCTTGTTCTTGGTAAAAACCGCTTATTAAAAATTTATGATGACGTGGAAGAGAGATATGAGGGTGAGAAATTCCTTGAAGAGTTAAATCAAGTAGTCTCAAGCCTAAGTCTAGTTACGACTGATATTCAGCTTGCCGTTATGAAGACAAGAATGCTTCCAATAGCAAAAGTCTTTAATAAATTCCCACGTATGATACGTGATCTTAGCCGCGACCTTGGTAAGCAAATCGATCTTGAAATTTCAGGTGAAGAGACTGAGCTTGATAAGTCAATCGTAGAAGAGATCGGCGATCCACTAGTTCACATCATCAGAAATTCATGCGATCACGGTATCGAGGATCCTGAGACAAGAAAGGCAGCAGGTAAGCCTGAAAAAGGCCTTGTTCAGCTAAAAGCTTACAATGAAGGCAATCATATTGTTGTTGAGATAGTTGATGATGGTAAGGGTCTAGATGCTGATATGCTTAAATCTAAATCGATAGAAAAAGGCATCATCACTGAGCGCGAAGCTGATGCGATGAGCGAAAAAGAGGCATTTGGACTTATTTTTAGACCAGGATTTTCAACTGCGGCAAAAGTTACAAACGTATCTGGTCGCGGTGTTGGTATGGACGTTGTTAAGACTAATATCGAAAAACTAAACGGTATCATTGATATTGAAAGTGAAGTTGGAAAAGGCACAGTTATGAAGCTTAAAATTCCACTTACACTCGCGATTATTCAATCGCTACTTGTTGGAACACAAGAAGAATTTTATGCTATTCCACTTGCTAGTGTTCTTGAAACTGTTCGCGTGCCAATTGATGATATCTACACGATCGATGGCAAAAATGTACTAAGGCTAAGAGATGAAGTTTTATCTCTTGTTAGACTTTCTGACGTATTTGGTGTTGAAAAGGCATTTGATAGTGGAGAGCAAACCTATGTCGTAATAATCGGTGTCGCCGAAGCAAAACTAGGCATCATAGTTGATACTTTGGTTGGACAAGAAGAGATTGTTATTAAATCAATGGGTGATTATCTACAAAATATCCCAGGTATTGCCGGTGCCACTATTAGAGGTGATGGCCGTGTGACATTGATTATCGATGTTGGCGCTATGATGGAGATGGCAAAAGATATCAAGGTAGACATTAGAGCCGAAATAGAAGATAGTACAAAAGCAAAGGAAAAACCAAGCGATTACAAAGTCTTGATAGTTGATGACTCAAAAATGGATAGAACTATCATGCAAAAAGCACTTGAACCAACCGGGGTAACAATAATAGAAGCCACAAACGGTGTTGAGGCATTAAATATCGTAAAATCTGGAGAGCACTCCTTTGATGCGATCTTGATAGATATTGAGATGCCAAGAATGGATGGATATACACTAGCTGGCGAAATTAGAAAATACTCTAAGTATAGAAATTTACCACTTATTGCTGTTACATCAAGGACGTCAAAAACAGATAGATTGCGTGGTGTAGAAGTTGGAATGACTGAGTATATTACAAAACCATATTCAGCCGAGTACTTAGAAAATGTCGTTAGAAAGAATATAAAATTAGCTTAG